The following coding sequences lie in one Deinococcus detaillensis genomic window:
- the ubiE gene encoding bifunctional demethylmenaquinone methyltransferase/2-methoxy-6-polyprenyl-1,4-benzoquinol methylase UbiE, giving the protein MTPADSDFAAARLRPNRPNTEIPLVGDKQDKAADVQRMFADIAPRYDLLNRVLSLGVDKSWRRAAASEALLLHPARLLDVATGTGDFALELKRRSPHTEVIASDFVPQMLEIGRKKAGGQHLEISFEEGDALNLPYPDASFESLTCAFGFRNFADYQRGLAEFWRVLRPGGRLVILEFPPPAEGLFGLAFRFYFQHILPRIGAVVSGNGGAYTYLPESVLAFPDPPHLARLMHATGFRVRYRLLSGGIAAIHVGTKI; this is encoded by the coding sequence ATGACGCCTGCTGACTCCGACTTCGCTGCGGCCCGCTTACGCCCCAACCGCCCGAACACCGAAATCCCCCTTGTCGGTGACAAGCAGGACAAAGCCGCCGACGTGCAGCGGATGTTTGCCGACATCGCCCCGCGCTACGACCTGCTCAACCGCGTGCTGAGTTTGGGCGTCGACAAAAGTTGGCGGCGGGCGGCGGCCAGCGAAGCTTTGCTGCTCCATCCAGCGCGGCTGCTCGACGTGGCCACCGGAACCGGCGACTTCGCCTTGGAGCTCAAGCGCCGCTCGCCGCACACCGAGGTGATCGCCTCGGATTTCGTGCCGCAAATGCTGGAGATCGGACGCAAAAAAGCGGGCGGCCAGCACCTCGAGATCAGCTTTGAGGAAGGCGACGCTCTCAATCTCCCCTACCCCGACGCCAGCTTCGAGAGCCTGACCTGCGCTTTCGGCTTCCGCAACTTCGCCGATTATCAGCGCGGCCTCGCCGAGTTTTGGCGGGTTCTTAGGCCCGGCGGCAGATTGGTGATTCTGGAGTTTCCGCCACCTGCCGAGGGACTGTTTGGATTGGCTTTCCGCTTTTACTTCCAGCACATCTTGCCGCGCATCGGAGCAGTGGTCAGCGGCAACGGCGGCGCGTACACCTACTTGCCCGAAAGCGTACTGGCTTTTCCCGACCCGCCCCACCTGGCGCGGCTGATGCACGCCACCGGCTTCCGGGTGCGCTATCGCCTGCTCAGCGGGGGCATCGCGGCCATTCACGTGGGCACAAAAATCTAA
- the ftsE gene encoding cell division ATP-binding protein FtsE has protein sequence MIEFRSVSLEYPVTRTLALDDVHLFVGKGEFVYLVGQSGAGKSSFMNLIIKRHLPTRGEVLVAGEALNRYKGGRTSTLRRRIGMVFQDNLLLPHLSAQDNVAFALRVTGVPRREWATRVGGALRTVGLEHKKHALPVQLSQGEQQRVAIARAIVGDPPLLLADEPTGNLDPDNSREVLKVLQNVNLRGTTVLVATHARDLVETFRHRTLTLRRGKLVRDDPYGGYAL, from the coding sequence ATGATTGAATTTCGCAGCGTCAGTTTGGAATACCCCGTGACCCGCACGCTGGCGCTCGACGACGTGCACCTGTTTGTGGGCAAAGGTGAGTTCGTCTATCTGGTCGGGCAAAGCGGCGCGGGCAAGAGCAGCTTTATGAACCTGATTATCAAGCGCCATTTGCCCACACGCGGCGAGGTCTTGGTGGCGGGCGAGGCCCTCAACCGCTACAAGGGCGGGCGCACCTCCACCCTGCGCCGCCGCATCGGGATGGTCTTTCAAGACAATTTGCTGCTGCCGCACCTGAGCGCCCAGGACAACGTGGCGTTCGCCCTGCGCGTCACCGGAGTGCCGAGGCGCGAGTGGGCCACACGGGTCGGCGGAGCGCTCAGGACGGTGGGCCTTGAACACAAAAAGCACGCCCTGCCGGTGCAACTCTCGCAGGGTGAGCAGCAGCGCGTCGCGATTGCCCGCGCCATTGTCGGCGACCCGCCGCTGCTCTTGGCCGACGAACCCACCGGCAACCTCGACCCCGACAACAGCCGTGAAGTGCTCAAGGTCTTGCAAAATGTCAATTTGCGCGGCACGACGGTGCTGGTCGCCACCCACGCCCGCGACCTCGTGGAAACGTTTCGCCACCGCACCCTGACCCTGCGTAGAGGCAAACTGGTGCGTGACGACCCTTACGGCGGCTACGCGCTATGA
- a CDS encoding ABC transporter substrate-binding protein — protein MKLKHTMLLTALLLGSAAFAATPKDTLVLQQSNDTPTLDPTANYDTGSANMIENMYETLWTYKGNSLREFTPLLATKVPTFTNGGKTLTVDLRKNVKFHSGNAFSCDDAQYTFERNLVTNSAESGNWFLAEALTGTQSNANDDKTVTWDKINKAVACNSKGQLVFTLPKADPAFLAKLAFSGQSILDKQWAIKQGEWDGTEKTWKDWVGKDVQGSNLSKNPSGTGPYQLVNRDANALLFKAFAGYWGGKPAIQNVIVQKIPELAARQQAFLRGDADLIEAGSRANIEEQLKGKPGVVIVDGLPNTTATGIFMNENIKASDALGSGKLDGNGIPANFFSDANLRRGFANSFNYAQYIQDVQQGKGKQRTMLLPDSFPGYDAKIKTYSYDAAKAKSYFQKAWGGNVWKTGFTLNADYRAGSVAAQTAMEILKKNVEALNPKFKINIKAKQWSEMLNDSKQGKEPMIIIGWAPDYADADNFMYTFYSSNGYYFPRSNWKDAAVDKWLDQARATVNTAERNKLYSQVANRAYEQAPYLLVPAGVNVFAVRDNLVGATAANYNPMLGSSSLYNGSPWKVLSKK, from the coding sequence ATGAAACTGAAGCACACCATGTTGCTCACGGCCCTGCTACTCGGCTCGGCTGCTTTTGCCGCCACGCCCAAAGACACGCTGGTACTCCAGCAGTCCAACGACACCCCCACGCTCGATCCGACGGCCAATTACGACACCGGCAGCGCCAACATGATCGAGAACATGTACGAAACCCTCTGGACTTACAAAGGCAACAGCCTGCGCGAATTCACGCCGCTGCTGGCCACCAAAGTGCCCACCTTTACCAACGGCGGCAAAACGCTGACGGTTGATCTGCGCAAGAATGTCAAGTTTCACTCCGGCAACGCTTTTAGCTGCGACGACGCTCAGTACACCTTTGAGCGCAATCTGGTGACCAACAGCGCTGAATCCGGCAACTGGTTTCTGGCCGAGGCGCTGACCGGCACCCAGTCCAACGCCAACGACGACAAGACCGTGACTTGGGACAAGATCAACAAAGCAGTCGCTTGCAACAGCAAAGGCCAATTGGTCTTCACCTTACCCAAAGCCGACCCCGCATTCCTCGCCAAGCTGGCCTTCTCGGGTCAGAGCATCCTCGATAAGCAGTGGGCCATCAAGCAGGGCGAATGGGACGGCACCGAGAAGACCTGGAAAGACTGGGTCGGCAAGGACGTTCAGGGCAGCAACCTCTCCAAGAACCCCAGCGGCACCGGCCCTTACCAGCTGGTCAACCGTGACGCCAACGCCCTGCTGTTCAAGGCCTTCGCCGGGTACTGGGGTGGCAAGCCCGCCATCCAGAACGTGATCGTGCAAAAGATTCCTGAACTCGCCGCTCGCCAGCAAGCTTTCCTGCGCGGCGACGCCGATTTGATTGAAGCCGGCAGCCGCGCCAACATCGAAGAGCAGCTCAAAGGCAAGCCCGGTGTGGTCATCGTGGACGGCCTGCCCAACACCACCGCCACCGGCATCTTCATGAACGAGAACATCAAAGCCAGTGACGCGCTGGGCAGCGGCAAGCTCGACGGCAACGGCATTCCCGCCAACTTCTTCAGCGACGCCAACTTGCGCCGGGGCTTTGCCAACTCGTTTAACTACGCTCAGTACATCCAAGACGTGCAGCAGGGCAAGGGCAAGCAGCGCACCATGTTGCTCCCCGATTCGTTCCCCGGCTACGACGCCAAAATCAAAACCTACAGCTACGACGCGGCCAAAGCCAAGAGCTACTTCCAAAAAGCCTGGGGCGGCAATGTCTGGAAGACCGGCTTTACCCTGAACGCCGATTACCGCGCCGGAAGCGTGGCCGCACAAACGGCCATGGAAATCCTCAAGAAGAACGTGGAAGCGCTCAACCCCAAATTCAAGATCAACATCAAGGCCAAGCAGTGGTCGGAAATGCTCAACGACTCCAAGCAGGGTAAAGAGCCGATGATCATTATCGGTTGGGCACCTGATTACGCCGACGCCGATAACTTCATGTACACCTTCTACTCCAGCAACGGCTACTACTTCCCGCGCAGCAACTGGAAAGACGCCGCTGTGGACAAGTGGCTCGATCAGGCCCGCGCCACTGTCAACACCGCCGAGCGCAACAAGCTCTACTCGCAGGTCGCCAACCGCGCCTATGAGCAGGCCCCCTACTTGCTGGTGCCCGCAGGCGTCAATGTCTTCGCGGTGCGCGACAACCTCGTCGGCGCAACGGCAGCCAACTACAACCCGATGCTCGGTTCCAGCTCCCTTTACAACGGCTCGCCCTGGAAAGTTCTCAGCAAAAAGTAA
- a CDS encoding murein hydrolase activator EnvC family protein — MSNRPAAVAALLTGLVLVQAGLSQGTAKNSPAAKNSLGSPAAVQPSPLLSAQPLPTLPDPYNLGLSTTSQKLQRLQQQLSGQKQLSADQKKQLESLRQNIASLSAQQKDVLGQIDRLENQIAGLQNQKLKLEQTIRAAIADLAQTKTQVSRTSEQVARLQADVRQLLELLYRERSGQYLRLINQANSLSDLVIRARYANMSGQHNVAVIEELRSQRLSLQAQQAEQAAQTAQLQDLRAQQLAQLTKLRDARSQQQALVARLQQTQAGKQALALQTQAQQALTAQSINSLVGNIVSERSRIEQDRRRRIEAERVRRAEELRRIREAQERARQEAARLAAIREAQRQEALRQAALQRAQAQAAAQASAAAEQRASQQRAAANAQEQASLRTRASQIQAQQQQASIELAPLPPASGPLGFPLPGGVVVANFSVSVPWTVISAPEGSQAVAAQGGNVLAVTNYASLGWVVLIEHSASLATAYIGLDAPSVDVGARVVRGQALGTIGGSPVFGAGRMAFQVNRIAADNSRQAVPPTF; from the coding sequence ATGAGCAACCGGCCCGCCGCCGTTGCCGCGCTGCTGACTGGCTTGGTTTTGGTTCAAGCTGGGCTGAGTCAGGGCACGGCAAAGAACAGTCCGGCGGCGAAAAACAGTCTCGGTTCGCCTGCTGCTGTCCAGCCGTCACCGCTACTCTCTGCCCAGCCGCTGCCCACGCTGCCCGATCCCTACAACTTGGGCCTGTCCACCACCAGCCAAAAGTTGCAGCGTCTTCAGCAGCAGCTTTCCGGCCAGAAGCAGCTCAGCGCCGACCAAAAAAAGCAGCTCGAAAGCCTGCGCCAAAACATCGCCTCGCTCAGCGCTCAGCAAAAAGATGTGCTGGGCCAAATTGACCGCCTAGAAAACCAAATCGCGGGGCTGCAAAACCAGAAACTCAAGCTGGAACAAACCATCCGGGCGGCCATTGCCGACTTGGCGCAAACCAAAACGCAGGTTTCGCGCACCTCCGAGCAGGTGGCCCGCTTGCAAGCCGATGTGCGCCAGCTCCTTGAGCTGCTTTACCGCGAGCGCAGCGGCCAGTATTTGCGCTTGATCAACCAAGCCAACAGCTTGTCAGATCTGGTGATTCGCGCCCGCTACGCCAACATGAGCGGCCAGCACAACGTGGCGGTAATTGAAGAACTCAGAAGCCAGCGCCTGAGCTTGCAAGCCCAGCAAGCCGAACAAGCCGCCCAAACCGCCCAGCTGCAAGATTTACGTGCCCAGCAACTCGCTCAGCTCACCAAGTTGCGTGACGCCCGGAGCCAGCAGCAAGCCCTGGTGGCGCGGCTGCAACAAACGCAGGCGGGCAAGCAGGCGCTGGCGCTGCAAACGCAGGCCCAGCAAGCCCTCACCGCCCAGAGCATCAACAGTTTGGTGGGCAATATCGTCTCGGAGCGCAGCCGCATCGAGCAAGATCGGCGGCGGCGCATCGAAGCCGAGCGCGTGCGCCGCGCCGAGGAGCTGCGCCGCATCCGTGAAGCGCAGGAACGTGCCCGTCAGGAAGCCGCCCGCCTCGCCGCTATCCGTGAAGCCCAGAGGCAAGAAGCTCTGCGCCAAGCTGCTCTCCAGCGTGCCCAGGCACAAGCGGCGGCGCAGGCCTCAGCCGCCGCTGAGCAGCGGGCCAGCCAGCAGCGGGCGGCGGCCAACGCGCAGGAGCAAGCCAGCTTGCGAACTCGGGCCAGCCAGATTCAGGCGCAGCAGCAGCAGGCCAGTATTGAGCTCGCGCCGCTGCCGCCCGCCAGTGGGCCGCTGGGCTTTCCGCTTCCGGGCGGGGTCGTGGTGGCCAACTTCTCGGTATCGGTGCCGTGGACAGTCATCAGCGCCCCGGAAGGCAGTCAGGCGGTGGCCGCACAGGGCGGCAACGTGCTGGCCGTCACCAATTACGCCAGCCTCGGCTGGGTGGTGCTGATCGAGCACAGTGCCAGCTTGGCCACCGCTTACATCGGCCTCGACGCTCCCAGCGTGGACGTGGGCGCGAGGGTCGTGCGCGGGCAAGCGCTGGGCACCATCGGCGGCTCGCCGGTTTTCGGCGCGGGCCGAATGGCCTTTCAGGTCAACCGCATCGCCGCAGACAACAGCCGTCAGGCCGTGCCGCCTACATTCTGA
- a CDS encoding cell division protein FtsX → MSFHLREALLQMRGNFTATLSTLITMTLTLLMLGFVVLLTLNVDRTLAQLESQVEIAAFLSDGADTAALTKAVRDQPQVTEVQLVSKAKVLSEMSRDYPYAEEAATLAGNPFPDTLRLRVARVEDSRAVAEQVRALPGVVDVEYGAGYVDQTVKTLSAVRGAGYTLVGLLLIGTLFNILSAVRVAIYARRSEIFVMRLLGATRAFIRAPHLIEGVLLGLLAGLIASALLAPSYLQLSLRVQELVPVLPIITDLPTVSPVLIGLLLLGVLVGLAGSVFATQRYLRELE, encoded by the coding sequence ATGAGCTTTCATTTGCGCGAGGCCCTGCTGCAAATGCGCGGCAACTTCACCGCCACCCTCTCCACCCTGATCACCATGACCCTGACGCTGCTGATGCTGGGCTTCGTGGTGCTGCTGACCCTCAACGTCGACCGCACGCTGGCGCAGCTCGAATCGCAAGTGGAAATCGCCGCCTTCCTGAGTGACGGAGCCGACACCGCCGCGCTGACCAAAGCCGTGCGCGATCAGCCGCAGGTCACTGAGGTGCAGCTCGTCAGCAAAGCCAAAGTGCTGAGCGAAATGAGCCGCGACTACCCGTATGCCGAGGAAGCCGCGACGCTGGCGGGCAATCCGTTTCCCGATACCTTGCGGCTCCGGGTTGCCCGAGTCGAAGACTCGCGGGCGGTGGCCGAGCAAGTTCGCGCTCTGCCGGGAGTCGTGGACGTGGAATACGGTGCGGGTTACGTGGATCAAACGGTCAAGACGCTCAGCGCCGTGCGCGGGGCCGGATACACCTTGGTGGGCCTGCTGCTGATCGGTACCCTTTTCAATATCCTCAGCGCCGTGCGGGTCGCCATCTATGCCCGCCGCAGCGAAATCTTCGTGATGCGCCTCTTGGGAGCCACCCGCGCTTTCATCCGCGCTCCGCACCTGATCGAGGGCGTGCTGCTGGGCTTGCTGGCGGGCCTGATCGCCTCGGCGCTGCTGGCCCCCAGCTACTTGCAACTCTCTCTGCGGGTGCAGGAGCTGGTGCCGGTGCTGCCGATCATCACCGATCTGCCCACCGTTTCGCCGGTGCTGATCGGCCTGCTGCTGCTGGGCGTGCTGGTCGGGCTGGCGGGCAGCGTGTTTGCCACGCAGCGCTATCTGCGGGAACTGGAATGA
- a CDS encoding ABC transporter permease, whose amino-acid sequence MTTIPAPKPAATPGRLKSFFTSRPVVKLRRNKLAVVGLIMTFIFLMVALFAPFIAAPSQAAGGNCLRDLGISQTNQIYNPASGAFWKILFAAPDSCYHTERESFSPIPTPPSKEAYFGTSQGYDIFYGMIWGTRVMMKMGLVIVAITLITGIIVGSISGYYGGWIDNVVQRFIDVMLSLPSLVLTIVLITVLGASISSIILAFCLTGWTQYARIVRGDILRTRNLEFVDAARSLGARDFRLIFKHVLPNSLASVLTIAILDLGTIPLSIAALSFLGIGLPIGYTDWGQFMSFARAWMDNQYWYVTVLPAVFIILFSLGWNLFGDAVRDAFDPRTR is encoded by the coding sequence ATGACAACCATCCCCGCGCCCAAACCCGCAGCCACGCCGGGCCGCCTCAAGTCGTTTTTCACTTCACGTCCGGTTGTCAAGTTGCGCCGCAACAAGCTGGCCGTCGTCGGCCTGATCATGACTTTTATTTTTCTGATGGTGGCTTTGTTTGCGCCGTTTATCGCTGCGCCCAGCCAAGCGGCGGGCGGCAACTGTCTAAGAGACTTGGGCATCTCACAGACCAATCAAATCTACAATCCGGCGAGCGGGGCCTTCTGGAAGATCTTGTTCGCCGCGCCGGACAGCTGCTACCACACCGAGCGCGAGAGCTTTTCGCCGATTCCCACGCCGCCGAGCAAGGAAGCCTACTTCGGCACTTCGCAGGGCTACGACATCTTTTACGGCATGATCTGGGGCACCCGCGTGATGATGAAAATGGGCCTGGTCATCGTGGCAATTACCCTGATCACCGGCATCATCGTGGGATCGATCAGCGGCTATTACGGCGGCTGGATCGACAACGTGGTGCAGCGCTTCATTGACGTGATGCTCTCGCTGCCGTCCTTGGTGCTCACCATCGTGCTGATTACCGTGCTGGGAGCCAGCATCAGCAGCATTATTCTGGCGTTTTGCCTCACCGGCTGGACCCAGTACGCCCGCATCGTGCGCGGCGACATTCTCAGAACGCGCAACCTCGAATTCGTAGACGCTGCCCGCAGCTTGGGCGCACGCGACTTTCGGCTGATCTTCAAGCATGTGCTGCCCAACTCGCTGGCTTCGGTGCTCACCATCGCCATTTTGGACTTGGGCACCATTCCGCTCAGCATCGCCGCGCTGTCCTTTCTGGGCATCGGACTGCCGATCGGCTACACCGACTGGGGCCAGTTCATGAGCTTTGCCCGGGCCTGGATGGACAACCAATACTGGTACGTGACCGTGCTGCCCGCCGTGTTCATCATTTTGTTCAGCCTCGGCTGGAACCTCTTTGGTGACGCAGTGCGCGACGCTTTTGACCCGCGCACCCGCTGA
- the rny gene encoding ribonuclease Y, translated as MTLMYVILGVLVGLFGGYVIGFPRGRQQRQALDNSAVQEAKVEAERVRSATLAETGRLRQDAEAEAARSRQDAERQRSDASKDASKLVQDASDRAAQMVAQATTQRDQLIQDAARERESLKVERADTRREREDLGREIERLNRRAEQLDARGDKLDQHEERLEHHQQRLDADEAALQDKIRHAELKLYEVAGLSEEQAREQILTHLDAELEEEKAIRVKAMTERASLDAKRTARHVIAQAIQRSASETSAAMSVSVVPIPSDAMKGRIIGREGRNIRAFESLTGVDLIIDDTPEAVILSSFNPVRREVAKHVLEGLVQDGRIHPTRIEEMVHKAQDEMKAFIHTQGEEAAIEAGVVGLKPGIMQLLGRMYFRTSYGQNVLKHSVQVAHLTGIMAAELGLDAALARRAGLMHDVGKSIDREIEGTHVEIGVNLGRRFSEPLEVIDAIAHHHDPENGETLYSVLVAAADAISAARPGARREELESYIKRLEALEQIAVSFPGVNSAYAIQAGREVRVIVEPDRVSDAQAVLLAREIAGRVEQDMEYPGQVQVTVVRELRATEYAK; from the coding sequence ATGACCTTGATGTATGTCATTCTCGGTGTCTTGGTGGGTTTGTTTGGCGGCTACGTGATTGGATTTCCGCGTGGTCGGCAGCAGCGTCAGGCGCTTGATAACAGCGCCGTGCAAGAAGCCAAGGTAGAGGCCGAGCGCGTTCGCAGCGCGACACTGGCCGAAACCGGACGCCTGCGCCAAGACGCCGAGGCCGAGGCCGCCCGCAGCCGACAAGACGCCGAGCGCCAGCGCAGCGACGCCAGCAAAGACGCCAGCAAACTCGTTCAAGACGCCTCCGACCGCGCCGCGCAGATGGTGGCTCAGGCCACGACCCAGCGCGATCAACTCATTCAGGACGCCGCCCGCGAGCGCGAGAGCCTCAAAGTCGAGCGGGCCGACACCCGCCGCGAGCGCGAGGACTTGGGCCGCGAAATTGAGCGGCTCAACCGCCGCGCCGAGCAGCTCGACGCACGCGGCGACAAACTCGATCAGCACGAAGAGCGGCTCGAACACCACCAGCAGCGCCTCGACGCCGACGAAGCGGCCCTCCAAGACAAAATCAGGCACGCCGAGCTCAAGCTCTACGAGGTCGCGGGCCTCAGCGAAGAGCAGGCCAGAGAGCAAATTCTCACGCACCTCGACGCCGAGTTGGAAGAAGAAAAAGCCATCCGGGTCAAGGCCATGACCGAGCGGGCCAGCTTGGACGCCAAGCGTACTGCCCGCCACGTCATCGCGCAGGCCATTCAGCGCAGCGCCTCCGAGACTTCGGCGGCCATGAGCGTCAGCGTGGTGCCGATTCCGTCGGACGCCATGAAAGGCCGCATCATCGGGCGCGAAGGGCGCAACATTCGCGCCTTTGAAAGCCTGACCGGCGTAGACCTGATCATTGACGACACGCCCGAAGCGGTGATTCTCAGTTCGTTCAACCCGGTGCGCCGCGAAGTTGCCAAGCACGTCCTCGAAGGCTTGGTTCAAGACGGGCGGATTCACCCCACCCGCATCGAAGAGATGGTGCATAAAGCTCAAGATGAAATGAAAGCCTTTATTCACACCCAAGGCGAAGAAGCCGCTATCGAAGCGGGTGTGGTCGGCCTCAAGCCCGGCATCATGCAGCTGCTTGGGCGGATGTATTTCCGCACCAGTTACGGCCAGAATGTGCTGAAGCACTCGGTACAGGTGGCGCACCTGACCGGCATCATGGCCGCCGAGCTGGGCTTGGATGCGGCCCTGGCCCGCCGCGCCGGACTGATGCACGATGTGGGCAAAAGCATCGACCGCGAGATCGAGGGCACCCACGTCGAGATCGGTGTCAATTTGGGCCGCCGCTTCTCGGAGCCTTTGGAAGTCATCGACGCGATTGCCCACCACCACGACCCGGAAAACGGCGAGACGCTTTATTCGGTGCTCGTCGCCGCCGCCGACGCCATCAGCGCGGCCCGGCCCGGTGCGAGGCGCGAAGAGCTGGAGAGCTACATCAAGCGGCTTGAAGCCTTGGAGCAGATCGCCGTGTCGTTTCCCGGAGTCAACTCGGCCTACGCCATTCAAGCTGGGCGCGAGGTGCGCGTGATCGTCGAACCAGACCGCGTGTCGGATGCCCAAGCCGTCTTGCTGGCCCGCGAGATTGCCGGGCGAGTCGAGCAGGATATGGAATATCCAGGACAAGTTCAGGTGACCGTGGTCAGAGAGTTGCGGGCCACCGAGTACGCCAAGTAA
- a CDS encoding ABC transporter permease, with product MLNFIIRRVAQIPLVMLALSLLLFVIIFQLTPEQRAAGYIRSEQQAAQMDSIIRQRGLDKPFPIQYSKWLASTVQGDLGFSRTSSKPVLDTIKERLPSTIELSLYAGIPIVLLGIWLGTLSALNKDRFVDQFLRVIAVLGTSLPSFVLGIVLLKFLYGSLGWLPGPGQVDVLNQFAVLDPTFKHYTGMLSIDAMLNGRWAVAGDVLRHLVMPVLTLVIIFSANILKVMRAQMLETLTSDYVRTARAKGLGSKAVNLKHARRNALLPIVTLTGFVAINLLAGAIITETIFAYPGVGQWVGDAARNLDISAVMGFALLSAVIVVVISTLTDLFYGVVDPRVRFD from the coding sequence GTGCTTAATTTCATTATTCGGCGCGTCGCTCAGATCCCTTTGGTAATGCTGGCCCTCTCACTGCTGCTGTTCGTGATTATCTTTCAGCTCACGCCCGAGCAGCGGGCAGCAGGTTACATCCGCAGCGAGCAGCAAGCCGCGCAGATGGACTCCATCATCCGCCAGCGCGGACTCGACAAGCCCTTTCCGATTCAGTACAGCAAATGGCTGGCCTCCACCGTGCAGGGCGACCTGGGCTTCTCACGCACCAGCAGCAAGCCGGTTCTCGACACTATCAAGGAGCGGCTGCCCAGCACCATCGAGCTCTCACTCTACGCCGGCATCCCGATTGTGCTGCTGGGCATTTGGCTGGGCACCCTTTCGGCGCTCAACAAAGACCGCTTCGTCGATCAGTTTCTGCGGGTCATCGCGGTGTTGGGCACCAGCTTACCGAGTTTCGTGCTGGGCATCGTGCTGCTTAAATTTCTGTACGGTTCTTTGGGCTGGCTGCCGGGGCCGGGGCAGGTGGACGTGCTCAACCAGTTCGCTGTGCTCGACCCGACCTTCAAGCACTACACCGGCATGCTCAGCATCGACGCCATGCTCAATGGCCGCTGGGCCGTGGCGGGCGACGTGCTGCGCCACTTGGTGATGCCAGTGCTCACACTGGTGATTATCTTCAGCGCCAATATCCTCAAGGTGATGCGGGCGCAGATGCTCGAAACCCTGACCAGCGATTATGTCAGGACTGCCCGAGCTAAGGGGCTGGGCAGCAAAGCGGTCAACCTCAAGCACGCCCGGCGCAATGCGCTCTTGCCCATCGTGACGCTGACCGGCTTCGTGGCCATCAACTTGCTGGCCGGCGCGATCATCACCGAAACGATCTTCGCTTATCCCGGCGTGGGGCAGTGGGTCGGGGACGCCGCCCGCAACCTCGACATCTCCGCCGTGATGGGCTTCGCGCTGCTCTCCGCCGTGATCGTAGTGGTCATCAGCACCCTCACCGATCTCTTTTACGGGGTGGTGGATCCGCGTGTGCGCTTTGACTAA
- a CDS encoding S41 family peptidase, whose amino-acid sequence MKTRLLLLALALSASSVALSQSTAHPAASLSPSSRDVSTPKAAGHADAPSEAQNLFNDVNDLIQQQYGGLSTVDRPALTAEYQLRLEAVCAPDPRSCAAEKAFPVLSAEVNALGDEHSFFETPEDFGDFVTSATGGNRLQFGVRLATLDGESRLVLDVIPGSASQDAGLMRGDVLKTIDGQPYTFAGLKAAKEAGKPTTLNLERLGQPVTVTLTSRESSSRDLPRLSYLPAPEGQSGQIALLRIPTFLSGGNVAQTVHDEVRAAQAKKAAGIIVDLRGNTGGDLSECDGSVSAFVPTFTRLAKLAQGSSRTVVRGGARLDDGRIRSSVQSPALWTGPLTVMVDSGSASCSEFFAYEMQYAKRATIIGEATAGVGNTATRVFPLGSGAGLQLTILNYTKPDGTPYPVRVKPDVSGSTDLAALSRGSDTLLSAAAQTLKTAPVLVAGNDTDTTTSN is encoded by the coding sequence ATGAAAACCCGCTTGCTGCTGTTGGCTCTGGCCCTAAGTGCTTCCTCGGTGGCGCTCTCGCAATCTACGGCGCACCCGGCGGCGTCACTGAGTCCGTCCAGCCGTGATGTGTCGACGCCCAAGGCAGCGGGACACGCCGATGCGCCCTCAGAGGCCCAGAACCTGTTCAACGACGTCAACGACCTGATTCAGCAGCAGTACGGCGGCCTTAGCACTGTAGACCGCCCGGCCCTCACCGCCGAGTATCAGCTGCGCTTAGAGGCCGTCTGCGCTCCTGATCCGCGAAGCTGCGCCGCCGAGAAAGCCTTTCCGGTGCTGTCGGCAGAAGTCAATGCACTGGGCGACGAACACAGCTTTTTTGAAACCCCCGAAGATTTCGGTGACTTCGTGACCAGCGCAACCGGCGGCAACCGCTTGCAATTCGGGGTGCGTCTGGCCACCCTCGACGGTGAGAGCCGTTTGGTGCTGGACGTGATTCCCGGCAGCGCCAGCCAAGACGCGGGCCTGATGCGCGGCGACGTGCTCAAAACTATTGACGGTCAGCCGTACACCTTCGCGGGCCTGAAAGCCGCCAAGGAAGCCGGCAAGCCGACCACCTTGAACTTGGAGCGGCTGGGCCAGCCGGTAACCGTTACGCTGACCTCGCGTGAAAGCAGCTCACGCGATTTGCCGCGCCTGAGCTACCTGCCCGCGCCCGAGGGCCAAAGCGGTCAGATCGCCCTGCTGAGAATCCCCACCTTTTTGTCGGGCGGCAACGTGGCCCAGACCGTTCACGACGAGGTGCGGGCAGCGCAGGCCAAAAAAGCAGCCGGGATCATCGTGGATTTGCGCGGCAACACCGGCGGCGACCTCAGCGAGTGCGACGGCTCGGTGAGCGCCTTTGTGCCGACCTTTACCCGCCTCGCCAAGCTGGCGCAGGGCTCGAGCCGCACGGTGGTGCGCGGCGGAGCACGCCTGGACGACGGCCGCATCCGCAGCAGCGTGCAGAGTCCGGCGCTGTGGACTGGCCCCCTGACCGTGATGGTCGACAGCGGCAGCGCGTCATGCAGCGAATTTTTTGCTTACGAGATGCAGTACGCCAAGCGGGCCACCATCATCGGTGAAGCGACGGCGGGCGTGGGCAACACCGCCACCCGCGTCTTTCCTTTGGGCAGCGGCGCGGGCTTGCAACTGACCATCCTCAACTACACCAAACCCGACGGCACGCCCTATCCGGTGCGGGTCAAGCCCGACGTGAGCGGCAGCACTGATCTCGCGGCGCTGAGTAGGGGCAGCGACACTTTGCTCAGTGCCGCCGCCCAGACCCTTAAAACGGCCCCGGTGCTGGTCGCGGGCAATGACACCGACACCACCACTAGCAACTGA